The following nucleotide sequence is from Leucoraja erinacea ecotype New England chromosome 2, Leri_hhj_1, whole genome shotgun sequence.
tggcctactcctgcacctattgtcaattgaatcatcctaccgcaaccagagagcagcgctaaactactatccacctctttgatgTTCCTtgactatccttgaccagactttactggattttccttgcactaaacgttgttcccttatcgtgtatctgtacaatgtaaatggattgattgtaatcatgtaatgtctttcagttgactggttagcatgcaacaaaagcttttcactgtacctcggtgcacgtgacaataaactaaactgaacagttcATTGTGTAGATTTGTGGACGTGGCATGGATGGCACTCGGATTGAACATTCTCCAAAGTCCAACGCGAGCTGTTTCATTATCAAAAGATTATAATCACATCTTGGCCCAGTGGGCATATTGGTGGGTAGCATTACTCttgacctcatagaaacatagacaataggtccaagagtaggccattcagcacagcaattcaatatgatcatggctgatcatccaaaatcagtaccctgttcctgctttccccccatatcccacgATTCCATtggcctaagagctctatctaagtctctctttgaaacatccagtggattggcctccactgccttcagtggcagagaatttcacagattctctgggtgaagaagtttttcctcatctcagtcctaaatggctgaccccttattcttaaactcagcGGTtgatggcagcatctatggagagaagctgcctattccttctctccgtagatgctgcctcacccgattatttcaacatctgcagttctttcttaaacaccttattcttaaactttgtgacccctggttctggacatccccaacatggggaacatttttcctgcatttagcctgtcctatcctttaagaattttatatgtttctataagatcccctcttgtcataaacactcatcataggttaacatactaaatcctgggatcattcttgtaaacctcctctggaccctctccagagccagcacatccttcctctgatatggtgcccaaaattgctcacaatattccaaatgcggcctgaccagcaccttatagagcttcagcttccctgtttttgtatatatccctgtttttgtagacaagccctcttgaaatcaaTGCTGGAatcgagtttgctttctttactatcgattcgacttgcagattaactttttgtaaatcctgcaccagcactcccaagtccctttgcacctcatgATGGAACCAAAGTCATTGCCTTAACTGTAGATGGTTTCACCAGTATCATACATTACTGAGGCAAATTTGGAGCTAAGTCTTGAATTTGTGGAGTCAGGTGGTGCATGATCGTGCTAGAATATTGCCCATTCTGTATCTAGATGCTCCTTAAAGTTCTCAATAACATGAATGATTCCCACTCCACTGTGAGTTTATGAACTAGGGATTCCCAGGAATCAGAAAAGACTTTTAAAGAAGCTTTGAGGAAATAGTCTATTTCCCTCCAAAActaaggtgtgcgttttcaaacttgtatacctcttgcctgatgggagaggggaagagggagtgaccggggtgagactggtccttgattatgctggtgaagtgtagatgcagtcaatggaagagaggttggtttgtgtgcgaTGAACAGGGCAACAACCGCAACTTTAAAAGTAGGACGGTGTTCAAGTTTTGGAAGCAGTACTTGAAAGGGTACAAAGCTTAATCCAAGGATCAGAGATGCAAAGGGCAAAGAAAAACGTTTCTGCAGCcagccggctctggagaggatccagaggaggtttacaagaaacctgggcctgtactcgctggagtttagaaggatgaggggaggacctCAAACAAACTTACCGAAGActgagaggcttggatagagtggatgtggtggggatgtttccactagtggaagtcgaggactagaggtcataaccttagaattaaaggacgttcctttaggaagatgagtaggaatttctttagtcagagggtggtgaatctgtggaattctttgccacagaaggctgtggagtccaagtcaatagatattttttaaggcatagatagattcttgattagtacgggagtcaggggttatggagaatggggttaggtgggatagatcagccatgactgaatggcggagaagacttgatgcaccgaatggcctacttatgctcctatcacttatgaaatgaaATTGCAATGGACAGAGGACTAGTTCCAAATCAATTAAAACCTATTTCAACATCACTTGGAAATCTTGAGCATGATAAATACATATGTTAGACCACCTTATAGAGAAAAACAAAATTGGACTAATTTAAAAACTAGTCAAGTTCTGTAATGGATGCTTTGAGACTGTCAAACACCAGCACAggctcatccttcctcagatatggggcccaacagTGTTCACAATATCCATGAAAATCATTTGCAGTGTGTGCTGCTTCCCAATAGATGGCAGTAAATGAAAGACTACCCAAGGAATATATTCAAAGCCAAGGGGAAAAACTACAACCTCAGTACTGTGTTCAAGAAACATTGATGTTGTTTTCATCTTGATAGCTGGTGATGAGGGCATTACATGGTTGACAAACTGTGTTATGTGGCCGTATAAAGTGGGGATCAGACAGATCTAccagcagcacgatggcgcagatatgatagagctgctgcctcacagcgctagttcAGTTCGAGTCCAGTTTCTGTCACTGTGCCctgtcaccgtgtgggttttccagattcctcccacatcccaaagtcctgctgggtttgtaggttaactggtcctCTAAAAAAAATAGCtccttgtgtgcagggagtgggcaagatagggggataacatagaacaatgcagaggttgagcaggctgggactctattcctttgtCTAATTCCTTTTCctttatctaaatctaaattttattagctatttaagttatgacatcagatggaagctgcattccaaatctcgttgcacttatgtgcaatgacaataaaatatattcttattattattattgtagcaCAGGAGTGCGAGGGgtgctcttatagaggtgtgtaagatcatgagaggaatagatcaggtagatgcacagcatctcctacccagagtaggtgaatcgaggaccagaggacgtaggtttaaggtgagggggaaaagatttaataagaatccgaggggtaaccttttcacacaaaggttagtgggtgtatggaacaagctgccagaggaggtagttgaggcaggaactttcCCAAATTTACAaagcagctagacaggtacatgaataggacagagttggagggatatggaccaaatgttggcaggtgggactagtgtagctgggacatgttgggccgaaggactaaCTAATGTGAAGGGGTGATTAATGGTGGGTGTtaagtcggtgggccaaaggacgtgtttccatgctgtagctctaatcTAAGATGCATTGTAAACTGCCAATATTACTTTCAGCATAACTTCTGCAATAAAACATATATACATTACCGTGagcaggaactgcagctgctggtttacgaCGTCGGAGATCCATCACCCGGcgggagggcctgaacatcgggcgcCGTAGCAGCGACAGCgaagggttcgggagcccccccccgaccacgggtgaacaacagaggaggatgactgaactttggtgccttccctcacagaggGAAACTTtggttccgctgtgtggggatgcttatgttaaagactatcgtgttctgtgctcttttttattcgtatggctgtatggtgaccacaaatttcactgtaccaattggtgcatgtgacaataaatgtctcttgtcttgtatttttctttccagaaatgctgcctgtcgcgctgagttactccagtattgtgtgtaTCGGTGTACAACTTCACCAATGGGGTTTTGACACAGTTAACACAGTAATGTCTGTTCGTAGTCTTGGCATTCTTTTTTTCTGATCTGAAAGTATGAACAGTtataatccaaagatagacacaaaatgctggagtaactcagcgggacagcaggcatctctggaaagaaggaatgggggatattacatcttgagacccttcttcagaaaagtcacttattccttctctgcagagatgctgcccgtcctgctgagttactcctgcattttgtgtccatcttcggtgtaaaccaacatctgcagttccttcccaaataGTTATAGTCCAAACTTTTAATCAAAGTTTAACACCAAAATAGCATTTTTTAATTAGAAATTGTAGAAATTTAGAGAGACatgtctgttaaaaaaaaaaagtttattttaaatctttTGGTATTTTCAATGGATTTTCTGGATCATCTTCCTCTAATTCTAGCTCTTTTATGTCCTCACCtaattccttcagttcctcttctcTATCTGACAATGTGTCTGAGGAgtttgtgctgtatttttctaacAAGTACATCTCCGGAGTAATGTCGTCAAAACTGCAATTCAACTTCTTCTTCTTTAGTCGTAATTTTTTCAGCTGAGCTATTTGTTCTAGGTGCTGCTCTGACAATGTTAAATTATTTGTTTCCATTAATCGGTGagtatttttctttttatattcCAGTATTTGTCTGTTTAGCAAGTCGTGGTTAATACCGAAATGGTCAGGTTCGGATGATGGCCGCTGGGATGAGACAGGTATCGGTCCTAGATGTGTAGGCTTCAAGGCAGTGTCTACGGGGAATTGCCTggaataaaaaaacattaattaagTGATCCAAAGAAAATTAACTTTTGATTGTGATTTGATCTTGGGCACAGCAAGTGCCAGGTGGAAAGGTCAAAGTTCCATAAATTAATCTTGTCATCAGAGCAAAATTAGACAAttggacccatcgagtctactccactattcaaccatggctgatctttctttccctctcaaccccattctcctgccttcttcccaaaaccactgacaccattactaatcaagaaactgtcaatctccactttaaaaatacccaatgacggcctccacagcagtctatggcaatgaattccagattcacctccctctgactaaagaaattccgtcTCATCTCCTTGCCAAAggtacgtcttttaattctgaggatatggcctCTGATTCTAGACCCTCCCATTGTTGggaacatcctttccatatccactctatccaggcctttcactatctaaAAATactggtgcatggttccatgaaggtcaagtcgcaggtagataaggtggtcaaaaaggcttttggcactttggccttcatcagtcagagtattgactatagaagttggaaggtcatgttgaagttgtataagacgttggtgagaacgcatttagaatattgtgttcagctctgggcaccatgttataggaaagatattgtcaagcttgaaagggtacagagaacatttatgaggatgttgccaggactaatgggtgtgaactacagggagaggttgagtaggctgggtctctgttccatggagcgcaggaggatgaggggagattttatagaagtgtacaaaatcatgagaggaatagatcgggtagatgcacagggtcttttactcagagtacgggaatcgaggaccagaggacataggttcaaggtgagggagaaaagatttaataggaatctgaggggcaactttttcacacagagggaggtgggtgtatagaacaagctgccagaggaggtagttgaggctgggactattccatcggCCCAAAACTACAATAGATTCCAAATGTGGTTGACCAGTGCCTTATTAAAGCCTTCAGCGTTAACCTAAATCttgcaaaataaatgctaacgttACAAGTTAAAAGGAACCTTTTGGAAATCTTGGCACTAGCACTCCCAAGTACCTTTGCACTACTGCAGTCCATTTAATTTGCCTTCTACCATCACAGAATATAATGATAAGGTCAAATATATTCAGTAGGCGCAAAAAAGTATCTCCTCCCAAGCatcctggacaggtacatggataggacaggtttggagggttatggaccaagtgcaaggAGGTGGGACgaaggtagctgggacattgttggccggtgtggacgagttaggccaaagggcctgtttccacactgtattaatctatgattcTATCAGATACgattcaatgaggtgtcccttcatccttccagcaagtacaggcccagaagtGTCAAATGCCATATACGTTAAAGCAACCATCCCTGGGTTTATTCTCATCagcctcctctgggccctctcaaatgccagcacatccttcctcagatatcgggcccaaaactactcacaatacaccaaatgtggtctgaccagtgcctcataaagcctcagcattacacccctgttttatattctagttgtgtcaaaataaatgctaacgttGCATTTACCTTCCTTGCTCCAGATTCAAATTACAAATGAACCTTTTGGAAATCTTGCACTAGCACTCCCAAGTACCTTTGCACCTCCGACTACTGAGTCCATTTAATTTGCCTTCTACCATCACAGAATATAATGATAATGTCAAATATATTCAGTAGGCGCAGAGATAGAGCACAATAAATAAGTTATGCACACCAGCGGGAATCAGGGGGCTTGAAGTTATCTTCCTCCCAAGCATCCTAAACAGACTTGCATGCTGCATCCATGACCATGTTATTTATCAGAAGCTTCCCTTTGAATGAATTATTCTCCATAGTCCGAGAGTTATActgcgtggaacaggccctttggcccaacttgcccaggccgaccaacatagtcccacctgcctgcatttggctcaaatccctccaaacctgtactatccatgtacatgtctaattgtttcttgtaAATTCCTGTTTTGGgtcggcatagtggtagagttgctgcctcgcagctctagaaacccgggttcgatcctgactacgtgtgtttgtctgtacggagtttgtacgttctccccctgatctgcgtgggttttctccggtttcttcccatacttcaatgacgtacaggtttgtagactaattggctgatataattgtaaattgacctagtgtgtgtgtaggatagatctagtgtgcgggcatcgctggtaggcgcggactcggtgggccgaatggcctgtttccgcgccgtatctctaaactaaacgctaaCATTGTATTTACCTTCctgactactgattcaacttgcaaactcctctaaacaaaactaaataaaccaaacaCATGACTTTGAATGTATCTTAGTCCATGATATCTTTAAGTTCATAAAGCCAATCTGCCAAGTCAAAACAAACTTCAATTATATTATAAATAGTCATTACCCATGGATGGAGTCCAAAACTTGCGATACATCAGAAGTTTCTTCAGAGCCGTAATCAGCAATTTCTAACAATCTCTCTACCTGTGAAAGGAAGCATGATTTGTTTTAATgtatattttaaaaatgtgttcggcattgTTTGTTGTTTTACTGATCATGACAAATGAAATCACATTCTCGAggagtagaagcaaggaactgcgggTGAGGGTGTGCACtagaggacacaaaatgctggagtaactcagcaggtcgggcaacatctctggggaaaaaggatgggtgacgtttcgggtcaggacgcttcttcagactgaaagtataagggaggaaactagaggtaagaaatggccagaacaaagcagggccggcaacagatgatcaaggaagggtgaggcagcttacaacccagcagcgagaacattgaattctctaattttcaagtaacccttgcattcccttcctcccgcactctagtcatcctactagttccactgttcgcatcccttcgttatcacctcttccccggccaacaatgggccattatgggctccacccttcattggtcatctgttgctggccctgctttggtctggccttttcttacttcCAGTTCCCTCTCCTATacgttcaatctgaagaagggttccgacccgaaacgtcaaccatcctttttctccagagatgttgcctgacctgctgaattactccagctcttcgtGTCTgtctgtggcaggtaataggtggatactggtgaaagtttcagtttgagttttagtttattgtcacgtgtacaggggtacagggaaaagcttttgctgcgtgtttgccagtcagcggaaagacagtacatgattacaatcgagatgaAAGGGGACTTGATAGGCAGACGGTTGGagcaaaggctagagatttagaCCCACGGTGTGAGACATCAGGGTTAATGCGTCACTAATGGTGAAGCCATAGGAAGGAAGGTAGAAggtggaggaaggggagaaataggtccaCATTATTGAGGAGTTAGTTGTGGACCTGCTGCTTGAAACTTTGCATTTGCGCATGTGTTCACCATAGAAATGTGATCACTACCCACCTCAGCAATTGCTGCTTGTTCTCGGTCTCGAACAAAGACCACAGGTGGGACACAACCCATGACTTGATGAGTTATGAGAAGGTGTCTAGAAATGAATAAAACcaacagaatttgattagattcaaAATGATCAACCGTCACagcaataaatgctaacattgcattttcattaacaATTTTTGGGTACTATTTTGAAAATTATACATACAGATGGTGGGAGGGAGATAGTGAGGGAGGGaacaggagggggaagagggatggagagtgggtgagagggagggaaggggagccagagggagggaggagggggggaggtgtgaggatgggtggagagggagggtggatggatggagagggagggaggaggggggaaaggaagggaggagggggggggaaaggaagggaggagggggggaaggaggaaaaggagggggggggggggggaagagagaggtccAAACTCAGATCCACCATGCTGTTCTATGGCTCTATGGCAGgagtgggcaaccttgttctgcataggggccaggacgcatgcctgtgagcggatggcggggccACATCTACcacatgtacacatggatcccgcccccatcctggCCCGGATGGAAGCATTAAATTacatgttcacatagatcccgccctttCGAGGATGCCACCTGGAGCACTGGCCCCCTAGTTACGGGCGTTCACGAACATGGCGCACCTACGGACCATCGCCTTGGCTCTGTTCTGAAgacggtggctcaaatactcacactcactcgtccccggcctattgacaaccccgatcccgacagtgtgCTTAAcaaagaattgcaaatgctggaaaaatcgaaagtggacaaaaaagctggggaaactcagctggtgaggcagcacctatggagaacatggataggcgatgtttcgggtcgggacccttcttcggactgattgtaggagggggGCGGAGCGGCGTCAgccgcttctgaagaagggtctcgacccgaaacgtcgcctattccttcgctccacagatgctgcctcacccgctgagtttctctagcttttttgtctacctccgatcccgacagtgaaacccagacacagaaggtgcgtgcCTGTGCTGGCGGCTTTGTGCAGGGTGTGTTacagccagaggtggtagttgaggcaggtattataacagcatttaaaacacacttCGACAGGttaatgaataggaaaggtttaaagggatatgggctaatcatgggcagatgggactaggttaggtggagcatcttggacgagtcgagacaaagggcctgtttctgtggtgtgcCTATAAAAGATATTGATCAAGCTTACCTTACACGGGGAGAATATTTTTCTAAGACTTTTTGAATGCGATTATCTTTTTCAAGCAATCCGCTTGGTACCCAGTAGGCACGACATGCTGAAAAATCCACAGTCAACAGAACCTGCAACAGTAGCACATCCATATCTTATTGCCAAAATGTGCACTCAATGGGATtcaatctagttaattaaattgcCAATAGTTAGCTGGTCCTTACCGACTCAAATGTAATTGAGCTACACTTCTTCAGAATTATTGATATTATTGCCATTATTTAGACTTTTAGACGGTTACATAGAAAAATCcccatagaaactaggtgcagcagtaggccattcggccctgcgagccagcactctAGGacggttttgagggatatgggccaaatacgggcaggtgggactagtgtagatgggacatgtttgctggtgtgggcaagttgggccagaggatctgtttccacgctgtatcactctatgacagttAAAAGTCCACTCTTCAAATGAAAACATTTATCCATTCTATCTCACGCCCCATAAAAAAAGATTTGTTTTAAAACCTAACAAAGGGAGAAATTTTACTCTCTAtagaatagcaatgttacaaaattttgagattttaaaaatcaagtttgtaatttatcccatcagataaagcataaaaataagtttaatttgacacctaattcattttcatatcttcagtattaaaaaagttatgtccattttcatactcggaaattagcatcttgttccctattgcttttgcattgacttaacacaaaagctgtgatcgagaacagtcaaaagtccataactttcttaaaaattaagagaactgaaagaaattttcagttattatagattgaatcattctgaaacaaatatgaaacaatcttacttagatgacttgaaattaaagcatataattagttagttacctaattgtagctaattacaaaattcaattactagatttaaacatctatccatttcttaagaatagattaacaattttaaatagcctgtgtccaaatgacattcacacaagaattcacaatataacatattttttttaaatctcattgtcataggTTTATAGGcccaatggaaggaatttaatgtttaatacctgtaaattaatggccatttaaatcagcttgcgagtgggtttttctggaatgtgatcaattggaatgttgccgttgcagtgaatttaaaaccatatcggcagcaaaaacactgctggttcgttcggggaaaaaaaatcaccgtttcgctacttaaaatgtgaattaaatgcatcttaagaaacacttttatacataaaaataaactactttcttttataaccatataacaattacagcacggaaacaggccatctcggccctacaagtccatgccgaacaaatttttttccccttagtcccacctgactgcactcataccataaccctccattcccttctcatccatatgcctatccaatttatttttaaatgataccaatgaacctgcctccaccacttccactgggagctcattccacactgctaccactctctgcgtaaagaagttccccctcatattacccctaaacttctgtcccttaattctgaagtcatgtcctcttgtttgaatcttccctattctcaaagggaaaagcttgtccacatcaactctgtctatccctctcatcattttaaagacctctatcaggtccccccttaagcttctgcgctccagagaataaagacctaacttattcaacctatctctgtaacttagttgttgaaacccaggcaacattctagtaaatctcctatgtactctctctattttgttgacatccttcctataattgggcgaccaaaattgtacaccatactccagatttggtctcaccaatgccttgtacaattttaacattacatcccagcgtctatactcaatgctctgatttatataggctagcataccaaaagctttctttaccaccctatctatatgagattccaccttcaaggaactatgcacggttatacccagatccctctgttcaactatattcttcaattccctaccatttaccatgtacatcctattttgatttgtcctgccaaggtgtagcacctcacatttatcagcattaaactccatctgccatctttcagcccatttttccaaatggcctaaatcactctgtagactttggaaatcctcttcattatccacaacaccccctatcttggtatcatctgcacacttactaatccaatttaccacaccttcatccagatcattgatgtacatgacaaacaacaaaggacccaacacagatccctgaggcaccccactagtcacctgcctccaacccgataaacagccat
It contains:
- the LOC129708603 gene encoding putative ribosome-binding factor A, mitochondrial isoform X2 codes for the protein MAPTTTAAAAAITTGLGGALRRWVTVTARLVPEAAAPAARVHTAAPALAHRRSPLKKFISKTKKKFWYDSPTLGSQLLYKPSSLENMLKPQRRVKKEDTIRMRALNKVLYKAITDLLNSSEVSPEVFDEKVEISKVLLTVDFSACRAYWVPSGLLEKDNRIQKVLEKYSPRVRHLLITHQVMGCVPPVVFVRDREQAAIAEVERLLEIADYGSEETSDVSQVLDSIHGQFPVDTALKPTHLGPIPVSSQRPSSEPDHFGINHDLLNRQILEYKKKNTHRLMETNNLTLSEQHLEQIAQLKKLRLKKKKLNCSFDDITPEMYLLEKYSTNSSDTLSDREEELKELGEDIKELELEEDDPENPLKIPKDLK